The Pogona vitticeps strain Pit_001003342236 chromosome 3, PviZW2.1, whole genome shotgun sequence genome includes a window with the following:
- the EIF3A gene encoding eukaryotic translation initiation factor 3 subunit A has protein sequence MPVYFQRPENALKRANEFLEVGKKQPALDVLYDVMKSKKHRTWQKIHEPIMLKYLELCVDLRKSHLAKEGLYQYKNICQQVNIKSLEDVVRAYLKLAEEKTEAAKEESQQMVLDIEDLDNIQTPESVLLSAVSGEDTQDRTDRLLLTPWVKFLWESYRQCLDLLRNNSRVERLYHDIAQQAFKFCLQYTRKAEFRKLCDNLRMHLGQIQRHHNQSTAINLNNPESQSMHLETRLVQLDSAISMELWQEAFKAVEDIHGLFSLSKKPPKPQLMANYYHKVSTVFWKSGNALFHASTLHRLYHLSREMRKNLTQEEMQRMSTRVLLATLSIPITPERTDIARLLDMDGIIVEKQRRLATLLGLQAPPTRITLINDMVRFNVVQHVVPEVKELYNWLEVDFHPLKLCGRVCKVLNWVRDQSEKEPELQLYIPHLQNNTILRLLQQVAQIYQSIEFSHLTTLVPFVDAFQLERAIVDAARHCDLQVRIDHTTRTLSFGSDLNYCTREDAPLGPQLQSMPSEQIRNQLTAMSSALAKALEVIKPPHLLLEKEEQHQQAVTAYLKNSRKEHLRILARRQTIEERKERLESLNIQREKEELEQREAELQKVRKAEEERLRQEAKEREKERILQEHEQIKKKTVRERLEQIKKTELGAKAFKDIDIEDLEELDPDFIMAKQVEQLEKEKKELQERLKNQEKKIDYFERAKRLEEIPLIKSAYEEQRIRDMDLWEQQEEERITNMQMEREKALEHKKRLSRMVEDRHTFITKLKTARRSVYEEKLKQFEERLAEEKHNRLEERKRQRKEERRIAYYQEKEEEEQRLREEKLLKEQEEKERAEREKREQEMREYQERVRKLEEVERKKRQRELEIEERERRREEERRHLDDPLSRKESRWGDRDGESTWRRSAEPESEWRRPAPEREWRRGEAQDDEKPIQKDDSNTRATSEDRDQSPDEAPDDKALKHDLDEDKGPRKILDDDRTSWRSPGDDRGPRRGLDEDRVPKRSLEDSRGPRRGLDDDRGPRRGLDDDRGPRRGLDDDRGPRRGLDDDRGLRRGLDDDRGPRRGLDDDRGPRRGLDDDRGPRRGLDDDRGPRRGLDDDRPSWRNTDDDRAPRRGLDDDRGPRRGLDEDRGPRRGLDDDRGPRRGLDDDRGPRRGLDDDRGPRRGLDDDRGPRRGLDDDRGPRRGLDDDRGPRRGLDDDRPSWRTTDEDRGPKRGLDDDRMSRRDDDRGLRRVDDDRGPRRGDDSRPGPWRPFGKPGGWREREKAREDSWGPPRDSRPSEDREWDRDKDRDENEKDREFDKDRDFDREDRFRRSRDDGGWRRGPAEEASSWRDSGRRDEWDRGGRDSRDDRGRDLRDRRGEERERRGPPPRADREEVSSWRRGEERKEEREERETVRRPLAVAPPSATSVSKEREKDGEKEKGAWRTEKEREALRRTKNETDEDGWTTVRR, from the exons aatttctgGAGGTTGGGAAGAAGCAACCTGCTCTTGATGTTCTCTACGATGTTATGAAAAGTAAAAAACACCGAACATGGCAAAAGATACACGAACCAATTATGCTAAAGTATTTGGAGCTCTGTGTGGACCTTCGCAAGAGCCACCTGGCAAAGGAAGGACTATatcagtacaagaacatctgccaACAG GTGAATATCAAGTCACTGGAGGATGTAGTTCGGGCTTATTTAAAATTGGCAGAAGAGAAAACTGAAGCTGCTAAAGAAGAGTCCCAACAGATGGTACTAGATATAGAGGACCTGGATAATATTCAGACTCCAGAGAG TGTTCTTCTAAGTGCTGTAAGTGGGGAAGACACCCAGGATCGTACTGATCGGTTACTTCTGACTCCTTGGGTTAAATTTCTGTGGGAATCATACAGACAGTGTTTGGATCTTCTTAGGAACAATTCTAGAGTGGAACGACTTTACCATGATATTGCACAGCAAG CTTTCAAGTTCTGTTTGCAATATACCCGTAAGGCTGAGTTTCGCAAACTCTGTGACAACTTAAGAATGCATTTGGGACAGATCCAGCGTCATCACAATCAAAGTACGGCTATCAACCTCAATAATCCAGAGAGTCAATCAATGCATTTGGAGACCAGGCTTGTACAGTTAGATAGTGCTATTAGCATGGAACTATGGCAG GAAGCCTTCAAAGCTGTGGAGGATATACATGGATTGTTCTCCTTATCAAAAAAGCCACCCAAGCCCCAGTTGATGGCAAACTATTATCATAAAGTTTCTACTGTATTTTGGAAATCAGGAAATGCACTTTTTCATGCATCCACACTTCATCGTCTATATCACCTTTCAAGGGAAATGCGAAAGAACCTCACACAGGAAGAGATGCAGAG GATGTCAACAAGAGTTCTTTTGGCCACTCTCTCGATTCCAATAACTCCTGAAAGAACTGACATTGCTCGACTTCTGGACATGGATGGCATAATTGTTGAGAAGCAGCGGCGATTGGCAACACTGTTGGGCCTCCAAGCCCCACCTACACGGATAACTCTTATTAATGATATG GTGAGATTTAATGTGGTACAGCACGTTGTTCCAGAAGTAAAGGAGCTTTATAACTGGCTTGAAGTAGATTTTCATCCCCTGAAGTTATGTGGTCGTGTATGCAAG GTTTTAAACTGGGTAAGAGACCAGTCTGAAAAGGAACCAGAACTGCAGCTGTATATTCCTCATCTGCAAAACAACACCATCCTTAGATTGCTTCAGCAG GTGGCTCAGATTTACCAAAGCATTGAATTTTCTCATCTCACTACTCTGGTTCCTTTTGTGGATGCTTTCCAACTGGAACGTGCAATAGTAGATGCGGCTAGACATTGCGATTTACAA gttCGTATTGATCATACCACACGAACATTGAGTTTTGGATCAGATTTGAATTACTGTACTCGGGAAGATGCTCCTCTTGGGCCTCAGTTGCAAAGCATGCCTTCGGAGCAGATTAGGAACCAATTGACAGCTATGTCTTCAGCCCTTGCTAAAGCACTTGAAGTGATTAAACCACCTCACTTGTTG CTAGAGAAGGAAGAGCAACACCAACAGGCTGTTACAGCTTACTTAAAAAATTCAAGGAAAGAACATCTGCGTATTCTTGCTCGCCGGCAAACTattgaggaaaggaaagaacGTCTTGAAAGTCTGAACATTCAGCGTGAAAAAGAAGAGTTAGAACAGCGTGAAGCTGAACTCCAAAAGGTTCGCAAAGCTGAAGAGGAGAGATTGCGGCAGGAAGCAAAAGAGCGAGAAAAAGAGCGCATTCTTCAGGAACATGAGCAAATCAAAAAGAAAACTGTTCGTGAACGTTTGGAGCAGATCAAGAAAACTGAGCTGGGAGCAAAGGCCTTCAAAGATATTGATATTGAA GATCTTGAAGAATTGGACCCAGATTTCATTATGGCAAAACAAGTtgaacagctggaaaaagaaaaaaaagaactccaAGAACGTTTGAAGAATCAGGAGAAAAAG aTTGACTATTTTGAACGAGCAAAACGTTTAGAAGAAATTCCATTGATTAAGAGTGCCTATGAAGAGCAAAGAATCAGAGATATGGATCTTTGGgaacagcaagaagaagaaagg ATCACAAATATGCAGATGGAACGAGAAAAGGCCCTTGAACATAAGAAAAGGTTGTCAAGGATGGTAGAGGACCGTCATACATTTATAACTAAGCTCAAAACAGCAAGACGATCTGTTTATGAG GAAAAACTTAAACAGTTCGAAGAAAGACTAGCAGAGGAAAAGCATAACCGTTTAGAGGAACGCAAGAGACAGCGCAAAGAGGAAAGGCGCATTGCTTATTatcaggagaaagaggaggaagaacaacGATTGCGAGAGGAAAAGTTGCTTAAAG aacaagaagaaaaagaacgtgCTGAACGTGAAAAACGTGAGCAAGAAATGCGTGAATATCAGGAACGTGTCAGAAAATTAGAAGAGGTGGAGAGAAAGAAGCGGCAAAGAGAACTGGAGATTGAAGAGAGAGAACGTCGCCGAGAAGAAGAGAGGAGACATCTTGATGATCCACTGTCAAGGAAG GAATCCCGTTGGGGTGATCGAGATGGTGAAAGTACCTGGAGAAGAAGTGCTGAACCGGAGTCAGAATGGAGACGCCCAGCGCCTGAAAG AGAGTGGCGTCGTGGAGAAGCACAGGATGATGAAAAACCTATTCAAAAAGATGATTCGAATACACGGGCTACATCAGAAGACAGAGATCAGTCTCCTGATGAAGCACCAGATGACAAAGCCTTGAAGCATGATCTTGATGAAGATAAAGGTCCTAGAAAAATCCTAGATGATGATAGAACAAGTTGGCGCTCACCAGGTGATGACAGGGGCCCCAGGCGTGGCCTAGACGAAGATAGGGTCCCCAAGCGCAGCCTGGAAGATAGCAGAGGCCCCAGGCGCGGCCTGGACGACGACAGGGGGCCCAGACGTGGCCTGGACGACGACAGGGGGCCCAGGCGTGGCCTGGACGACGACCGGGGGCCCAGACGAGGCCTGGACGACGACCGGGGACTCAGGCGCGGCCTGGACGACGACCGGGGGCCCAGGCGTGGCCTGGACGACGACCGGGGGCCCAGGCGCGGCCTGGATGACGACCGGGGACCCAGGCGCGGCCTGGATGACGACCGGGGACCCAGGCGCGGCCTGGACGATGACAGACCCAGTTGGCGCAACACAGACGATGACAGGGCTCCCAGGCGTGGATTGGATGATGACAGGGGTCCCAGGCGTGGCTTGGATGAAGATAGGGGTCCTAGGCGTGGCTTGGATGATGACAGGGGTCCCAGGCGTGGCTTGGATGACGACCGGGGTCCCAGGCGTGGCTTGGATGACGACAGGGGTCCCAGGCGTGGCTTGGATGACGACAGGGGTCCCAGGCGTGGCTTGGATGACGACAGGGGTCCCAGGCGTGGCTTGGATGACGACCGGGGCCCCAGGCGTGGCTTGGATGATGACAGGCCAAGTTGGAGAACCACAGATGAAGATAGGGGTCCAAAGCGTGGCTTAGACGATGACAGAATGTCAAGGCGTGATGATGATCGTGGACTGAGACGTGTTGATGATGATAGAGGTCCTAGACGGGGAGATGATTCCAGACCTGGTCCTTGGAGACCATTTGGTAAACCAG GTGGATGGAGAGAACGAGAAAAGGCTCGAGAGGACAGCTGGGGACCTCCCAGAGACTCCAGACCTTCAGAAGATCGTGAATGGGATAGAGATAAAGATCGTGATGAGAATGAAAAGGACCGAGAATTTGACAAAGACCGTGATTTTGATCGGGAAGACCGTTTCAGGCGTTCTAG GGATGATGGTGGCTGGAGAAGAGGACCAGCTGAGGAGGCTTCAAGCTGGAGGGACTCCGGCCGTCGTGATGAATGGGACAGAGGTGGCCGTGACTCTAGAGATGACCGGGGTCGTGATCTTCGAGATCGGCGTGgcgaagaaagggaaagaagagggcCACCTCCCAGGGCAGACAGAGAGGAAG TGAGCTCTTGGAGACGTGgtgaggaaagaaaggaggaacgTGAAGAACGTGAAACTGTTCGAAGACCACTTGCTGTAGCTCCTCCTTCTGCAACTTCTGTTTCCAAAGAGCGAGAAAAAGATGGTGAGAAGGAGAAAGGTGCCtggagaacagaaaaagaacGGGAAGCCCTTCGTCGCACTAAAAATGAAACAGATGAAGATGGTTGGACCACCGTGCGGCGTTAA